The following are from one region of the Nicotiana tomentosiformis chromosome 7, ASM39032v3, whole genome shotgun sequence genome:
- the LOC104084721 gene encoding uncharacterized protein, producing the protein MNLSYVEPVIIDGERVAQLQKKKIEQETLKWEKAAILYVVGDSPTICVLERFIAATWNFTSKPKMYYHNEGYFVVLFNSLEDRDAIIFSGTYTINNRPIIVRAWSPEFNFSEEVLRTISLWIRLPNLPLNYWDTVTLSRIGSVLGCPIYAGECTSGIDKISYARILVEMDVTRELPVSIKVQDLEGKFFEQAVEYDWKPIYCPECLQIGHTCRIGPEAKHKTNGNKGKQTKPKMIKAIWQKTQKQDSVSMEQIQPKEKVKKKDGKQSVVVDSTAAITNTNNNIEKIGKEDDWQKVRGNAIARTSIPCKMDVVGVTNIFSPLMGEANKEMHNSIGAIDIAQSSRGGTRNSQLKILSR; encoded by the coding sequence ATGAATCTTAGCTATGTGGAACCGGTGATCATTGATGGGGAGCGTGTCGCACAATTACAAAAAAAGAAAATCGAACAAGAGACTCTGAAGTGGGAGAAGGCAGCCATTCTCTACGTGGTAGGTGATTCTCCAACTATATGTGTTTTGGAGAGGTTTATTGCTGCAACTTGGAATTTCACTTCTAAGCCAAAAATGTACTATCATAATGAAGGCTATTTTGTGGTGCTATTTAATAGTTTAGAGGATCGTGATGCTATTATATTTTCTGGCACATATACCATAAATAACAGACCTATCATCGTACGAGCCTGGAGTCCAGAGTTTAACTTCAGTGAAGAAGTGTTAAGGACTATTTCTCTTTGGATTAGATTGCCAAATTTACCTTTGAATTATTGGGATACTGTTACATTGAGTCGTATAGGAAGCGTGTTAGGATGCCCTATCTATGCAGGCGAGTGTACTTCTGGTATCGACAAAATATCATATGCCAGGATATTGGTGGAAATGGATGTCACTCGCGAACTTCCAGTTAGCATAAAAGTACAGGACCTAGAGGGAAAGTTCTTTGAACAAGCAGTGGAATATGATTGGAAACCAATATATTGTCCAGAGTGTTTACAGATAGGACATACATGTCGGATTGGGCCTGAGGCAAAACACAAGACTAATGGTAACAAAGGGAAGCAAACTAAGCCGAAAATGATTAAAGCAATCTGGCAGAAAACTCAAAAGCAGGATAGTGTGTCAATGGAACAAATTCAACCCAAGGAGAaggtgaagaaaaaggatgggaaACAAAGTGTTGTTGTTGATTCCACTGCAGCCATCactaatactaataataatataGAGAAGATAGGTAAAGAGGATGATTGGCAGAAGGTGAGAGGGAATGCAATAGCAAGGACTTCAATACCTTGCAAGATGGATGTTGTTGGGGTGACAAATATTTTTAGTCCTTTGATGGGAGAAGCTAATAAGGAAATGCATAATTCTATTGGGGCTATAGATATAGCACAAAGTAGTAGAGGAGGAACTAGGAATtctcaacttaaaattttatcaaGATGA